The Flavobacterium sp. N2270 genome contains the following window.
GAACCTCTAGTAAAGGTCCAACGAACAAATCTTGACACTGCATTTAAAACATAAGGTCCTTTTGTCGTACAAGTAGTTGGAAGATCTGATGAACCGCTTAAACTAACAACTGTTGAATAACTAATCCCGTCGACAGACTCCTCAACTAATAAAGTAGAGGTAGTTGCAGAGTTTGATTTTACTACAAATGTTAATTGCCCTGGATTAGAATTGAAATTTACAACCTTACTGTCTCCAGTTGTATCAAACTTTGCACCATTACTCCCTGAGCAGGCAAAAGTCGATGTATAAGAATCCAAAGGAGTATCCGTCCAACCAGTAGGAGTTGAATTCCAAATAGTTCTATTCAAAGGAAGTGTAGCTTGCCCCCAAGAAAGAGCACTAAATAAAAAAGTAAATAAAAGTAATTTTAATTTCATTTTTTTAAGTTTTAAAATTGCTGTACCGACTTAGTTTTTTTAAATTTGGACAGCCTACAAAGGTAAAATAATATTTTTTACATATAAAATATTTTGCTCATTATTAAATGGTTAAGAAATTGGAAAACGCAAAAAACAAAACGTATAACCTTCAGGAAATCAAGCAAAAGCTAGAGTATTATTGCGTTTACCAAGAAAGGTGTTTTAAAGAGATTGACGAAAAATTAAATTCTTTTTTTTTAATACCCGCTGCCAAAGAAGAGATTTTGATTCATCTTATTGAAAATAATTATGTTAATGAAGAGCGTTTTGCTCAAAGTTTTGCCCGAGGAAAGCACAATTATAAAAACTGGGGAAGAAATAGGATTAAGAATGAGCTAAAATTTAGAAATATTTCGTCAAGACTTATAGATATTGGCCTAAAAGAAATTGATAACGAAAGTTATTTGGAAAAGTTTAATTCTTTAGCTGAGAAACATTGGGAAACCATAAAAGAGAAAAAAGGCTCTAAGAAAAACAAGAAGTTTATAGATTACTTTTTAAGAAGAGGTTTTGAAACGAATTTGATTTATGAGAAGTTAAGGGAATTAGATGTTTTATGACTTGGGGATTTAGGGATTGTTATTGAAATTAAAATCATTCTCAACTTAGCTCGAATTGACAATGACAACTTAAAAAACTATCTTTGCAAAAAAAATTTAATGTTAGAAAATAAAAACAACGACAGAACAAGTTTATCTGATTTAGGTGAATTTGGACTTATAGAACACTTAACCAAGCATTTTAAAATTAATCAAGAATCTACACTTAAAAGTATTGGTGACGATGCTGCTGTTTTAGATTTTAAAGATAAAAAAGTGGTTGTTTCTACTGATTTATTAGTTGAAGGTGTTCATTTTGACTTAAGTTACATGCCTTTAAAACATTTGGGTTATAAAGCAGTTGTTGCAAATTTATCTGATATTTATGCAATGAACGCAAAAGCAACTCAAATTACGGTTTCTATTGCAGTTTCAAATCGATTTCCACTGGAAGCTTTGGAAGAGTTATTTGCAGGAATTACACTTGCGAGTCAAATTTATAATGTTGACGTTATTGGCGGCGATACTACTTCTTCTCAAAAAGGGTTAATCATCAGTATAACAGCAATTGGTGAAGCTAATTTAAATGAAATCACCTACAGAAATGGCGCAAAAGCAACTGATTTATTGGTTGTAACTGGCGATGTTGGTGCGGCTTATATGGGATTACAGGTTTTAGAACGCGAAAAGCAAGTTTTTCAGGTAA
Protein-coding sequences here:
- a CDS encoding regulatory protein RecX, producing the protein MENAKNKTYNLQEIKQKLEYYCVYQERCFKEIDEKLNSFFLIPAAKEEILIHLIENNYVNEERFAQSFARGKHNYKNWGRNRIKNELKFRNISSRLIDIGLKEIDNESYLEKFNSLAEKHWETIKEKKGSKKNKKFIDYFLRRGFETNLIYEKLRELDVL
- the thiL gene encoding thiamine-phosphate kinase; the encoded protein is MLENKNNDRTSLSDLGEFGLIEHLTKHFKINQESTLKSIGDDAAVLDFKDKKVVVSTDLLVEGVHFDLSYMPLKHLGYKAVVANLSDIYAMNAKATQITVSIAVSNRFPLEALEELFAGITLASQIYNVDVIGGDTTSSQKGLIISITAIGEANLNEITYRNGAKATDLLVVTGDVGAAYMGLQVLEREKQVFQVNPNNQPDLDAYTYLIERQLKPEARKDIKEIFAGLDLQPTSMIDVSDGLSSEIMHICKQSNVGCNLYEDKIPVDPQLIDVCEEFNIDITTIALSGGEDYELLFTIKMDDYDKIKANPNFTVIGHMTEEKEGMHLITRANTKIALKARGWNAMKDEE